In the genome of Pseudanabaena mucicola str. Chao 1806, the window ATGGTCACGATTGTCCATGCTTGGAATGTAATTAGGGGAATAAAGTTATCGGGGTAGACCGTAGTTAACTGCCAAGCGTAGAATGCTCCTGCCATACCACCGATCGCACCACCGATCGCAAATGCTTGTAGCTTATACCAGAAAACATTTTTGCCTAGAGCCTTAACTACTTCCTCGTCTTCTCGGATTGCTTTGAGGACTCTTCCCCAAGGCGATCGCACAAGCCATTCCAAACGCCAATAAACGATCACCACGACAATAATTAATAGAGCAGCCAGAATAAATGAATAGTTCTGACGAGCCGCAATATTGACAAATGGAAGAGGAAAGTCCTGTACGCCACCTGTACCTTTTGTTAGCCATTCTTCATTATTGACAAATAGGCGCACCATTTCCGATACACCAATTGTGACGATACCCAGATAGTCTTCACGCAGTTTCAGGGCTGTACTGCCAATGATGATACCGAGTAAACCTGCGATCGCGGCGGCAATCAAAAAGGCAAGAAACCAAGGTACACCATTGAGACTAAGTAACACGGTGGTATATGCGCCAACGGTCATAAAGGCAACATGACCAAAATTTACTAATCCTGCGAAACCCCATTGCAGATTTAGTCCAAGACTAAACAGGGCAAAGATTGCTGCATTGATAACAAGTGTAGTGATGTATTCGAGCATGAATTATTCGGTAACAAGGTGCTAAGCAATCTCTTTACTTTTATAAGCTGACTATAAATTCGACTGTGCTAGAGATTATAGTAAATTTAGACTAGTACGCTTTAAAACACCATGCGTCTATGTATTAATCCTAATTGTCCAATCCCTGACCATCCTGACAATGACAATTATCAAACTTGTCAAGGATGTGGTTCAGAATTGTTAATCGATAGTTGCTATACGGTAACTAAATTATTGAGCGACTCTGGGGGCTTTGGAGTCGTCTATGAAGCTGAGAATCCCGCAGGACAACCTAAAATCCTGAAAGTCCTAAAACAGGACTTGAATGAAGATAGCAAGGCAGTCTCACTGTTCCAACAGGAGGCTTTGGTGCTAGGACAGATTGAACATGCGGGGATTCCTAAGATCGAGTCCTATGTGCATCACACGCTTGAAAACGGTATAACTTTGCATGGGATCATCATGCAAAAAATTGAGGGGGTAAATCTCGAACAATGGATCAATCAACGGAATGGTCAACCGATCGCCCAAAAAAGAGCGATCGTCTGGCTCAAGCAATTGGTCGAAATTCTGGCATTAGTCCATAGCAAAGGCTATTTCCATCGCGATATCAAACCCGCAAATGTGATGCTATCCCCATCGGGTCAGCTAGTCCTGATTGACTTTGGCACAGCCCGTGAAGCAACACATACCTATCTTGCCAAAATTGGGGGGATTCAAGGAGTTACTAGTATCTGCTCAGTGGGCTATACATCTCCTGAACAGGAAAAGGGCTTTGCCGTGCCACAGTCCGATTTCTACTCCCTCGGCTGCACGATGATTCATCTAGTGACGGGCAAGTATCCCCTTGATACCTACAATCCCGATCGCGATGTCTTTGAGTGGCGAGCCTCAGCTCCTGAAATTTCCGAAGAATTTGCCGATCTCATTGATGTGCTGATTGCACGTAAGCCCAGCGATCGCCCCATGAACTGTGAATCAATCTTAAAGATTCTCAAAGAGATAGAACATCTGGACAAACTCGCTCCAAATGCTAAGACTAGCGCTAAACGCAAGTCCATTAAAAAAGCAATCAAAGAATCTACCCGTAAACCAACTTCGCCAATTTTGTTGGTGGTATCCGTTGTGGTAGCAGCAACCGTTGGCTTAGGGATTGGGACAGCGATTAAGGTGTCAGCACTGGGTAGTTTTGAGGAGATTAATTTCCAACTTCCTACTTTGCAGAAAAAACGCTTGACACCGATTCGATTTCTGCAAGGACATTTAGATAGTATTCAAAATATCGCTCTGAGTCCTGATGGTAAAACTATTGCCAGTGCTAGTGATGATGGCACGGTAAAGTTTTGGGAATTAGAAGGAGGTACTAATGCAACTATTGAAATTAAAGATCAAGGCGGATGGGTTCGCGCTGTTACATTTCTCTCTGATCGACAGATCATCACCGCAGGTCAGGATAAAAATATAAAAATTATTGATATAGCATCAGGCAAGGTTGTTAAGACCTTGAGTGGTCATACCAATCTTGTTAATAATTTGGCGATCGCACCTGCTAGTGACCTCTTAGTTAGTGGCAGTTATGACAATACGGTAAATGTTTGGCAACTTTCGACGGGTAAATTACTGCGATCGCTCAAAGGTCACACTGACAAAATTTGGGGAATTGCGATTTCACCTGATGGTAAGCAAATAGTGAGTGCTAGTCGAGATAAGACCTTAAAGATTTGGGATACCAAAACGGGAGAACCTGTAAAAACTCTTTCAGGGCATTTGGCAGGGGTGACCTGTGTATTAATTACACCTGACGGTAAGCATATTATCAGTGGTAGTAGTGATAAATCGATTCGAGTTTGGGATATCGCTACAGGAAATCAGTTGTTTATGCTCACTGGGCATAAGGAAGTCATTGGAGCGATCGCAATTACTAGTGATGGTAATTATTTGATCAGTGGAGGCAAAGACAATCCTGATTCGATTCACCTATGGAATCTCAAAACTAAGTCTCTGATTTGGGATTTGATTGGTCACACCGATCTGGTGACATCTCTAGTCATTACTCCAGACAATCAGAAACTAATTAGTAGTAGTCAAGATAAAAGTATTAATATTTGGGAACTACCTAAACCTTAGTTTTAACTTTAATTAGGACTTATGCAATATCCCTAAGTACAGGACAAAAAACTTGAAACGCGCTCCCAGCAAGGATTTGACTTAATAAGTCCAAAAGCTTTGCCTAGTAACGGTTTCAGGGTGTTTTGGCGTTCTATTTTTAAATTTTTGTCCTGTACTTAGGCAATATCCATGTAATAAATTACGGGATGAAAACTTAAACCCTTTAAAACGGTTTGATTACAGACGTTATTGAGTCCGCTTTAGCTGACTTTAGCTTTGAGTCAAGAACTTGAGTTCTTGGTTATTTTTCGTAAGTCCTATTTATAACTGTTTTAAATAACTTTTAGAAGAACTTCGACTTCGCTCAGCCCTCGGTGTAAGCTAGCTGAGCAAAAAAGTATTAAACGATCAAAAATCTGAGCACGACATAGATTGTTGCAGCAACCAATTGCAAAACCATGACAGGAATGCCATAGCGCAAAAACACTTTAAAGGAAATGCGTTTGCCATGTTGTTCGGCAATTCCCGCCGCAACAATATTGGACGAAGCACCAACTAAAGTACCATTGCCTCCCAAAGTTGCGCCGTACATCATGGCATAGAAAAGTGGTAATACCGCATTAGGAAATTGTCCTGTGAAATCGGTTGCAAGTACTTCAGGGCTAGCTAAACCAACATTAACAACATATTGTTTGAGCAATGGAACCATCGCTACTACAAGGGGGATATTTGGAACTACACTAGAAATTAATCCTACAAAAAAGATTAAAGAGATAGAACCAAGGGCAATATTTTTCCCTAATACGATTGCTAAAACTCCAGACATACTAGCAATTACACCTGTTTTCTCTAAGCTGCCAATCAGCACAAAAATGCACATAAAGAAAATCAAGGTACTCCAATCAACATCCTGCAAAATCTGTTTTACATTATCTATCTTGCTATGGTGGGCTAGCATAAGAGCGAGCGTTGCTCCCAGCAATGCAACGGTTGCAGGTGATACGGGTACTGGCAAAGTTTCGCCAATCACAAAAAATGTCAGCACAAAAGTCGTGATAATTGCGCCAACAATCAGAGTGCGGGGATGATTAATCTTGGGATGAGGAAGACGTTCAAGATTTGCTAACTTCTTATTCCAGATTTTGCGAAATAGGAAAGGCAAAATTGCCACAATCACACCAACAGCGATCGCTCCCCCAAGACTTAGTTTCATGAGATAGTCTACAAAACTCATATTGATGGCATCACCAACAATGTAAGTAGCGGGATCGCCAACTATGGTAAGCAAACCTGAGCTATTCGCCACAAATACCATCAAAATCAACAGTGGTACAAAATCTACGCCGATTTCCTGTGCCATTGGTGGAATTAATGGTGCAAGTAGCATGACCGTGGTGGCATTAGGTAAAACGGCACAGATCGGTGTGGTAATTGCAACTATTCCTAATAGCAATCGATCGCCTCTTCCCTTGGCAAGAATTACCATCTGGGTAGCGAGATACTCGAAGACCCTCGTCGGTTCAAAGGCTCGTACCATCACCATTACCCCGAAGAAAAGCCCCAATGTGCCATGACTTTTGCCAATATAGCTAATTGCCTCAGGCATAGTTATGATGTTAGTGACAATCAGGATCAACGCACCAAGAAAAGCCGCAACTACAAAATGTATCCATTCTGTAATCAATAAAAATATGACACCAACGAAGGTCGCTAGGGATACGATCGCTTGCCAAGTTAACATTTATCCTAAATCTCTATTAACGAAGGGAGACTTCAAGTTTATGTTGATTCCAAAGTTTTTGATAGAGGTGTGAGGAAGCAAGTAATTCAGCATGATTGCCTACTTGGACGATTTGACCTGCATCCATTAAAATGATTCGATCGCAAGTTGATGCAGCCGATAGATTATGTGTAATAAAGAGAACTGTTTTGTGTCGGGGCAAATTACTTAAAATTCCTGTAGCTGTTTGATTGTCAACACTGGAAAGAGCATCATCGAGTACCAAAATTGGCGTATCCACTAGCAAGGCTCTAGCTAGAGCAGTGCGCTGTCTTTGACCACCAGATAGGGTAATACCGCGTTCACCGACAAGCGTATCGTATTGCTTAGGGAACTTTAAAATCTCCTGTTCAATACGGGCTTGATTAGCAAAGTTCTCCACTTCATGATCGTAGGCTTGAGGTTTACCATAACGGATGTTGTCGCGCATGGTGGCGCTGAACAGGAAACTGTCTTGCGGTACAAAGGAAATGATCGATCGCAGGGCTTCAATCCGCATTTTGGTTATATCGACACCATCGATAAAAATTTGATCCGATGGAACTTCCACTAAACGCATCAAGGCACTGGCTAATGTCGATTTTCCAGAACCCACCGTTCCTAAAATTGCAACGGTTTCACCTTGATGAATCGTAAAGCTAACATGATTCAGGGCAGGCTGATTAGCTTTAGGATAGGTAAAACATAGATTCCTTACTTCAATTTTTCCTATAATTTGCTCTTTACTTAAGGCGATCGCATCGGGTGGATCAATGATTGCAGGCGGGATATCGAGAATACCTTGAATACGATTAATGCTCACGATTCCTCGTTGATAAGTCACCATCACAAAGCCCAAAATTGCTGTTGGGAAGATTAATCGTTCTACATAAATTATTAATGTTAGTAAATCACCAATTTTAAAAGTAGTATTAGCAGGATTAGCGAGCTTTTCGCCGCCAAACCAAATCAACACTAAAAAACTGATACTGGCGATGCCACCGAGTAATGGAAATAAAATATTACGACTTCGCGCCATGCGTAAGTTGGCTTT includes:
- a CDS encoding branched-chain amino acid ABC transporter permease, with product MLEYITTLVINAAIFALFSLGLNLQWGFAGLVNFGHVAFMTVGAYTTVLLSLNGVPWFLAFLIAAAIAGLLGIIIGSTALKLREDYLGIVTIGVSEMVRLFVNNEEWLTKGTGGVQDFPLPFVNIAARQNYSFILAALLIIVVVIVYWRLEWLVRSPWGRVLKAIREDEEVVKALGKNVFWYKLQAFAIGGAIGGMAGAFYAWQLTTVYPDNFIPLITFQAWTIVTIGGAGNNLGVILGAVIFQFYNAVPRFLPEQIRADGGRFEAIQLILIGLTLIILMLWRPQGILGNKDELTLNR
- a CDS encoding serine/threonine-protein kinase; the protein is MRLCINPNCPIPDHPDNDNYQTCQGCGSELLIDSCYTVTKLLSDSGGFGVVYEAENPAGQPKILKVLKQDLNEDSKAVSLFQQEALVLGQIEHAGIPKIESYVHHTLENGITLHGIIMQKIEGVNLEQWINQRNGQPIAQKRAIVWLKQLVEILALVHSKGYFHRDIKPANVMLSPSGQLVLIDFGTAREATHTYLAKIGGIQGVTSICSVGYTSPEQEKGFAVPQSDFYSLGCTMIHLVTGKYPLDTYNPDRDVFEWRASAPEISEEFADLIDVLIARKPSDRPMNCESILKILKEIEHLDKLAPNAKTSAKRKSIKKAIKESTRKPTSPILLVVSVVVAATVGLGIGTAIKVSALGSFEEINFQLPTLQKKRLTPIRFLQGHLDSIQNIALSPDGKTIASASDDGTVKFWELEGGTNATIEIKDQGGWVRAVTFLSDRQIITAGQDKNIKIIDIASGKVVKTLSGHTNLVNNLAIAPASDLLVSGSYDNTVNVWQLSTGKLLRSLKGHTDKIWGIAISPDGKQIVSASRDKTLKIWDTKTGEPVKTLSGHLAGVTCVLITPDGKHIISGSSDKSIRVWDIATGNQLFMLTGHKEVIGAIAITSDGNYLISGGKDNPDSIHLWNLKTKSLIWDLIGHTDLVTSLVITPDNQKLISSSQDKSINIWELPKP
- a CDS encoding ArsB/NhaD family transporter translates to MLTWQAIVSLATFVGVIFLLITEWIHFVVAAFLGALILIVTNIITMPEAISYIGKSHGTLGLFFGVMVMVRAFEPTRVFEYLATQMVILAKGRGDRLLLGIVAITTPICAVLPNATTVMLLAPLIPPMAQEIGVDFVPLLILMVFVANSSGLLTIVGDPATYIVGDAINMSFVDYLMKLSLGGAIAVGVIVAILPFLFRKIWNKKLANLERLPHPKINHPRTLIVGAIITTFVLTFFVIGETLPVPVSPATVALLGATLALMLAHHSKIDNVKQILQDVDWSTLIFFMCIFVLIGSLEKTGVIASMSGVLAIVLGKNIALGSISLIFFVGLISSVVPNIPLVVAMVPLLKQYVVNVGLASPEVLATDFTGQFPNAVLPLFYAMMYGATLGGNGTLVGASSNIVAAGIAEQHGKRISFKVFLRYGIPVMVLQLVAATIYVVLRFLIV
- a CDS encoding ABC transporter ATP-binding protein, whose protein sequence is MARSQFQNLQNYLRPYWSDLAIGTVALLLANVLGTYIPSLIRGAVDDLSKIKAGDFHHLINYVWLIAGLSSLMWIIRMVSRIWIFGIGRKIEFSLKQQIFQHLLKLPPSYFANNSAGETISIVTSDVENIRRLTGFALLSIINSVFVYGLTLPAMVAIDPLLTLLSISVYPIMLAIVQRFSGQLRDEQLDVQEELSKVSSLLQEDLNGMALIKTYAQEQNERDAFGKLNDRLLKANLRMARSRNILFPLLGGIASISFLVLIWFGGEKLANPANTTFKIGDLLTLIIYVERLIFPTAILGFVMVTYQRGIVSINRIQGILDIPPAIIDPPDAIALSKEQIIGKIEVRNLCFTYPKANQPALNHVSFTIHQGETVAILGTVGSGKSTLASALMRLVEVPSDQIFIDGVDITKMRIEALRSIISFVPQDSFLFSATMRDNIRYGKPQAYDHEVENFANQARIEQEILKFPKQYDTLVGERGITLSGGQRQRTALARALLVDTPILVLDDALSSVDNQTATGILSNLPRHKTVLFITHNLSAASTCDRIILMDAGQIVQVGNHAELLASSHLYQKLWNQHKLEVSLR